The Cotesia glomerata isolate CgM1 linkage group LG7, MPM_Cglom_v2.3, whole genome shotgun sequence genome segment tatattttactaatttgtgaagaaattttttttttaactaataagaaaatcgatttttctctccCAGTAACTTTTTagccgtactaacttgtatcctggtcaaatgttgttttaatagttttaacaacaaattcatttaatgttcgttattaactaacatatttattattatagttttaagaacaaattttgtttatgttcgttattaattaacacctaagtttatcaagatcgtgttgtcagcatgctaaatcctttatttgtgttttttaattagttttttttaattatcctaaataatttatagttaaatatataaacaataatgtttctaaggttgaaataatataaaagtcttttaaataaacaacttgatgtagacattttgtacttgtcccaccagtcacaaatgcatgtcccaccagtctcaataaaaacaaatttttttaattttttctacgtaggtaatcagtctaattcttcataatattgaatgtttgtaggattaattttgtattgaggggaagttttttttaaaagtttagtggtcgaactgaaattggactttaagtatacctttggtaagagagaaggatttttcttagtcccaccagtcaaactcagtcaaatgataattacgagaaacttaaaaagtaatcgagggttttgacaaagggatgttgttaattagttattcttctatattataagataaattttactatagtataagtttcagtcagaaaattatagcttataattgatggaattccagagtcaaatgtcccaccagtctCTATGGAATGCcccctaattattttcttaagtgaagaaaaaatttttttttaatacaagaaatttcacttattccaacaaaattaattctcttgcattaagaaatacgtatcttgatccaagaaaatttatttaagtcaagaaaatcttgttgttttgagaaaattcagcctcgaagctccaaaaaattaagttattgatagaagttaattttcttgtcttgagaaaatttctttcttgctccaaaaaattaaatataaagatagaagtaaattttcattaatatttttattgattaacatgtcaaatgggaagattaaataatatttcatcattttttttcattcaatatgtagaattgcacgctaaaataatataaaaagggtatcaaatattctcgagaaaaattttctcaaggtgagaaaatttttttctcagctgaaatatgtggcgctgcttccctaaattatctaaaaatcttgatcaaatataaaaatttattgtatcaagcatttatgataatttgaattaagaaaaaacgacttccaccaagaatagaatttaaagaaaaatttttacttcggccaaattttcttgagccaagaattttgttctcaaatcaagaaatttttctttctgtataatatttttgattgtttagtatttaataactttagaattaaaattttgataaaatgataagaaatagaagaaaattgagttttattttctacaaaaaatgtctcataatttttgcgtattttcaatattttctataaaattttaattctaaaattatataattaatatttctattcttccaaatatttgttcaaaaatttccaataactatttttataaatattgcagGCGTCAAACCGCAGTAGTAATTAGCGGCAAAGCAATAGccaaagaaataaaagatgAGCTAAAAAAATCAGTGGACTCTTGCATTTCCAGCGGAAAAAAGCGCCCAAGATTGGCAGCAATTCTCGTAGGAAATGACCCCGCGAGCGAAGTGTACGTAAGTAGGAAGGTAAAAGCCGCGAGTTCCATCGGAATTCTCGCGGAAACCATTCGCATGACGGAAAATGTCAGCCAGAAAGAtttgataaagaaaataaatgatttcaacTTGGACCCTGACGTCGACGGAGTTCTGGTGCAGCTTCCGCTGCCCAAAGGGTTTAATGAAAAAGAAGCTTGCCACGCGGTGCTTCCAAATAAAGATGTCGACGGGTTTCACTCGGAAAATCTAGGAAAATTGAGTACTGACAGCGAAGGGTTCGTTCCTGCAACTGCACTGGCTGTAAGGGAGCTGATTCTCAGGTCTGGAGTGAAAACTCTGGGAAAGAATGCGGTTGTTATCGGGAGGTCCAAGCATGTTGGGCTGCCGACGGCGCTTTTGCTTCATGCTAATGGAAAAGGCAAGCACTAGaattattcttctttttatagttaatccatattattaaaaaaatgcgaAAGTTTTGTGACCAGTGTattaatatgataaaataagtttttatggttaaatttgggaTCATTCAAAAGGTCTAGacttggagttgtgccttttcaaggtttcatatcattctcaccaataatcaatttattatgataagtatttaggctgcattctaaaatgctctatctttagatacataattaagaaatgaacttgtatctcgtgaactattgacattttttaagttataaactcatcttgatgtcacactcatatagacctttcatttgagtacccacatcaatttttcatatatttatatatattatatatttgaatatatgaaaaatatataaaaatgcatgtaggtactcaaatgaaagctcttaatgagcataacatcgggatgagcttatatctttgaaaatgtcaatagttcacaagatatttgttaaaatgtcctgtactttcttaactattgacgttcttaaagatataagttcatcccgatgttacacttatcaagagctttcatttgagtactcacttgcatttttgatatatttttcatatatatgaaaaatatatctaatatatcaaaatatatcaaaaatatatataatatatataaatatatgaaaaattgatgtgggtactcaaatgaaagatctcgatgagtgtaacatcgggatgagcttatatctttaaaaatgtcaatagtttacaagatacaaggtcattttttaattagtgtcatttttaaagatatgaattcatcccgatgttacactcatcaagagctttcatttaagtacccacatgcatttttgatatatttttcatatatacatatatatgatatatataaaatatacaaatatatgaaaaaattgatgtgggtactcaaatgaaaggtctcgatgagtgtaacatcgagatgagcttatatctttaaaaatgtcaatagttcacaagatacaaggtcatttcttaattatatatctagaaatagagcattttcgaatgcagcctaaatacttatcatcataaattgactattggtgaatgatatgaaaccttgaaaaggcacaaattcaagtcaagacctttacaATGACACTGAATTTCACTAACaaatcgattttatcatatgattaTCCTGGAGACaacattttttgtattctcttaataacatagattaaattgtaaaattttctattctgttaattttttagattttctattctatcaattgttttcaattttattaatttttttaaattttatattttattaattagtaaaattttctattctgttaatttttttaatttttttaattttctattctattaatttttttaacttcccgctaagaaaattgaaaattttcgaaaatcgggaaattattgttttcaccccgtttttcgaaaatcgagttttcatcaaatctcgacgttttgaggtcctaggaagctttcctgactatttccgcggtgatgtcaccgtgtctgtgtgtatgtatgtgcgcacgcgcgcgcgcgcgcgcgcgtgtgtgtgtgtgtatgtaaatctctcataacttttgaacggatcatccgattcgatcgaaataagcggcgttctaaagaattcctttgcccctagaattctgatactaatttacagaatttgagtcgatcaattttgagaaatctcaaaaataaaatttcaaaaaattcgtttttttgaaatattttttaaacggctaaaccgatcaattccaaaaactagtAAGCTTTTAacttcaaaaaaccacgtcgattgccaccagcccggtcaaaattggttgatttttttgtgagatatcgttgtcgaaaaaaattgaaaaaaatgcttttttcagaatttctatgaaatttttagtctgaccagtttacgctgaaagatttttcaaagaactcaaaaaactgcgttaaatgccgtaaaccgcgagaaaatcggttaattcattcaaaagttattgcggtttgaaaattctaaaaatagtgttctataaaacttccattagccttttgagctcgaagagctcaaaatcacAGAACAGCAATTCATTTCagctgggagagctcaaaattacacaaaaattatatttttgagctcgaagagcttaaaaaataagtgaattgttgagggatggcctttaaggtcaaccgttttcctaatttttcaattttattaatttcgaaaatttcatattttattaatattttgaaaattttctgttgtaaattatttaaattccatactctataaattttctaaataaattacaataaaatatttaaaataaattgcaaGATTAAAAACTCCTTACCATGCAAGTCTACTGGTCCAGTTACCCTGACTCTAAAATCTTCTCTAATTTCCTTTCAGGCGACACCAGAGCGCTGGATATGACCACGACGATCTGCCACATCCACACACCCAGAGAAGAGTTGATAAAACTGGCCCGTCTCGCGGACGTCCTGGTTTCTGCGACTGGAGTTCCCGGGCTCGTCACCAAGGACATGATAAAACCCGGAGCGTGTGTAATCGACGTGGGAATCACCCGGGTTGACACTCCCGACGGGAAAACCAAGATTGTCGGGGACGTCGACTATGAAGAGGTGAAAAAAGTCGCCGGGTTCATCACCCCGGTTCCTGGAGGCGTAGGACCTATGACTGTCGCCATGTTGATGAAGAACACCTTCTGGGCTGctgagaaaaatttcaaatctaaaaaataaatttttttattattttttatatttctatttttctttttttacttacttttatatttaaatattattcctTGCGCTCCTGtttgtatgataaaaatttatgaaaattaaattattaattaaatttaaaaatttttgtcttattattttgaaaaataattttaaaaaaaattttatttttaaaaaactagaaaaattgtaagtgcaattttttaaaaaatattttttagctccagtttaatcaaaaaatagtCCAAAAAATAACTCTAAAGTttgccgacgtttttaattttttaattttttttttttagtggaaaaattaaaataaaaaaaatattttttaaaaattgcacttatagtttttaaatttttttacaaatgaaaatttttttttaataattttttcagtaaaaaaaaatttttaattgtcggctaacttaattttaattccaaaaaattaaaaacatcggctaactttaatacttattataatgacactgaagttgacagacattagaaatttttttataattttatagcaatataaattatcataaaaaaaatttaacacataaaaattaataaaaattataaaagtgaaaatttttaaaagcattttttttttgttattaaaatttttaaaattgacactTGACAGCTAAcaacttaaatattattattaaaaactgaTCATTgtaatagataaatatttttttttattgattgtaagtaaataaaaatttttttaattttttttatcagttttaaaaaaattttcatacttatattaaatacttgaatcctaatataaaattgagatgaaatgtatgtggcatcaatctattcgtaacgtgattggtcgaatatatcataaggatgaaaatatatgcaaatgctacagtcaggcgcgcgcttgcgcgcgcaaattcaaattctagtcccataataaaattgagatgaaatgtatgtgaaaccaatttattcgtgttgtgattggttgaaaatatttattctcattctgattggttgaaagtgaatataatatacataaacgacacataaatatatcatgacaataaatatgaggcgcgcgcttgtgcgcgcaaattaaattctagtcCCATATTCtagtcccataataaaatcccataataaaattgagatgaaatgtatgtgaaaccaaactattcgtgatgtgattggtcgaatatatcatatgCATGAAAATATAGGCAAAGTCTATAGTCAAGGCACGCGCTTAgcgcgcgcaaatttgaattctagttttttttaaattatacattttagTAAGTAACATATGTTTGTAGTAAGTGAGGTTATACAtcaatgtttatatttatatatttacatagtTGCAAAagctttaattaaaatgattgttaaaaatttgtcaagtgtttttataaataattttaatttttcaacgatttgtaaaaataattattatttttgttttagaaaaatttcaagtatGTCGCGGCCAAGAGTATTGATCACACGTGGAGATATTCCGTCACCTGGGTATAAATTATTGCATCAGGagtaagtatttaatttttacaaattaaatttagctgtcacttgctaatttttttaattttattcaacaaacaaatttgttccaaaaaattattaaaaaaaaattgcattttttatttttttaaaatttctacttgccaattcattttttttttcattatttatttgttacaaaaatgatcaaatatctgcaaaattaattgtgaaaaaaaagaCCTTACTTTCcagttttataacaataaaaattaattaatatttcagatGTGAGCTAATCGAATGGAAAAAAAGCACTCCAATTCCGCGATCAGAGTTGCTGTCAATGATAACCGGGGTCGACGGAGTCTTTTGTTTATTGACGGACAAAATAGACGAGGAAGTAATTTCCTCAGCAGGTCCGCAGCTGAAAGTGGTGGCGACGATGTCCGTAGGACTGGACCACCTGGACCTGAAGAGCTTGAAGGAGAGAAACATTAAAGTTGGTTACACTCCAGATGTATTAACAGACGCAACGGCGGAACTTACGGTAGCGTTGTTGCTGGCAACTTCGCGGCGGATAATTCAAGCCGAAAAAGCTTTGAGAGCGTAAGTGTTAACAAGttatcttgcagtcactaggtaaactatgaataaataaaatattgcttcattaaacaacaatatgaaaccatgaaaaggcacaactccaggtcaagacttttccaacgataccaaatttaaccataataaaaaggccattcggcagccgaaatggaagtagattttttaaataaagaaaattgatttttaatataataatataaatactaataattagGGCTGTACAATTTGGCCGGTTAGGCCGGCTAAAAAAGTTAGCTAAGTTAATTAGCCAGTTAGCTGGCCAGCTTAGATAATTTAACCGATTAGCCGAATTAACTTAGCTAATTTGCCAATGGCTTAACCGGTTAACCTCGCTTAACTCAGCTAATTAGCCAACTGCTAAACCGGTTGAAtagctaattttttcaaataaagaaaattgatttttaatataataatataaatactaataattagGGCTGTACAATTTGGCTGGTTAGGCCGGCTAAAAAAGTAAGCTAAGTTAATTAGCCAGTTAGCTGGCCAGCTTAGCTAATTTAACCGATTAGCCGAATTAACTTAGCTAATTTGCCAACGGCTTAACCGGTTAACCTCGCTTAACTCAGCTAATTAGCCAACTGCTAAACCGGTTGAAtagctaattttttcaaataaagaaaattgatttttaatataataatataaatactaataattagGGCTGTACAATTTGGCTGGTTAGGCCGGCTAAAAAAGTAAGCTAAGTTAATTAGCCAGTTAGCTGGCCAGCTTAGCTAATTTAACCGATTAGCCGAATTAACTTAGCTAATTTGCCAACGGCTTAACCGGTTAACCTAGCTTAACTCAGCTAATTAGCCAACTGCTAAACCGGTTGaatagctaatttttttaaataaagaatattgatttttaatataataatataaatactaataattagGGCTGTACAATTTGGCCGGTTAGGCCGGCTAAAAAAGTTAGCTAAGTTAATTAGCCAGTTAGCTGGCCAGCTAAGCTAATTTAACCGATTAGCCGAATTAACTTAGCTAATTTGCCAACGGCTTAACCGGTTAACCTAGCTTAACTCAGCTAATTAGCCAACTGCTAAACCGGTTGAATagctaatttttaacttcccgctaagaaaatcgaagattttcaaaaatcgggaagttattgttttcaccccgttttgcaaaaatcgagttttcatcagatctcgacgtttgaaggtcacaggaagcttccctgactatctccgcgaggttgtcacggtgtctgtatgtatgtgtgtgtgtgtgaaagtatgtgaaccacttataactttcgaacggcttgaccgatttcatcgcggttggtgccattcgaaagagcttgaccaaacttagatttttaaaactatttggaccgattcagatcaatagattttgagaaatcttaaaaaaactgaaaaaaaattttttttcaaatgtggtttttttggaataacttttaaacggctcaatagttcaattccaaaaactgatcagctcttaatctcaaaaaaccacgtcgatcgccaccagtccggtcaaaatcggttgattcgttcgagagatatcgtgaacgaaagaaaaccgaaaaaagtgttttttcggaataactccgaaattcttagcgcgatcaattcaaaatttgagattctttgtgaggcttgaaaaactgcgtcgaatgcttctaaccgcgtaaaaatcggtttattcattcaaaagttattgcggtttaaaaattcaaaaaatagtgtcttatcaaatctctatcagacttttgagctcgaagagctttaaagcataggaaagcaatctctttgagctcggagagctcaaaataacccataaattttatttttgagctcgaagagctcaaaaacgtcattggtgcaattttaagcgcctaagtatggaattagcgggaagttgcagggatggccttcagggtcaaccgttttcctaattttttatatgatttttgttGTATACTGAGGTGCGTataatagatagatagatagatatatatttatttgtcctTAGAGCCGAAGCTCCCTCAAGGCCATCAATAAGcaatacattttatatatatatatatatatatatatatatctataagtatacagtataaaaatacaattacaaTAGTACTGTAAGTTTGATAATATAACAACAGCAAGGTTTTAAAGTTACCTAAATACAATAAAGTTACTTAGTAAATTTACAGTAGTtagttagtaaatttataaacactTTGAGACACTTTGAAagagaaattataattaataaatacatacatatataaacttttgaacgaactacattttctgactcagctcgacaaactgagtcagaaaatagctgaattttttaaaagttgcgccatgaggatggctgcaatagttagatttttataaaatctactaaaaacccattttatcatataaatatactggccaATTTGAGCAAAagaattttgcttattctcttaataatatagattaatctaaaaatattcttagacccagaaatttatatttattttaccggAATTTTCCCGCTAGCAAATCTATTCTTGATAATATATTAATCAAACTAGTtctagttaattttaattttataaaatattttgtaagaCTTTAAAATTTGGCATCTATGTcaagctaaaaaatatataagattaattaattttataattttttagaggaGAATGGACTTCTTGGTCCCCAACCTGGATGTGCGGACCAGGTCTCGCTGGATCCATAGTTGGGATAGTGGGTCTGGGTCGTATCGGCGCCAGAGTTGCGGAGTATCTTTACCCGTTCCGTGTATCAAAAATTCTCTACTCCAGCCGCAGCGAAAAATCAGCTGCGGCTGCCTTTAAAGGCCAGAGAGTTCCTCTGGACCAACTGCTAGCTGAAAGCGACTTTGTCATTGTAACAATCGCCCAGACTCCAGAAACTCGCGGGATGTTCAACGAGGAAGCTTTCGGCAAGATGAAAAAATCCAGCATTTTTATCAATGTCAGCAGGGGAGAAATTGTTGATCAAGATGCGCTGGTAAAAGTTTTGAAGAATCGAGGGATTAGAGCCGCTGGGTTGGATGTCATGACTCCAGAGCCTATTCCGTTAGACCACGAGCTTCTCAAACTTGATAATTGcggtaagtatttttaaaaatattattttttaattgtaagtttgtagaataaatatttatgacattaaagttagaaGTCACTTGatggttttttaattttatttaacaaagaaattttttctgaaaaatcatttttaaaaaattgcatttataatttttaaaaatttctagatttcaatttttttttcttattaggtagatttcatagaaatcaatcttttgcattggtcctcatgttGGAATTTACTCGGAATTTTGTCGTAATATCTCTTAACTAGTCGAgtaaagctcaaaaataacattagttaaaaaatttatatatatatgttatataacGCAGGATGTTGCCGCGATTGTGTCTACAGTTCTTGACGGATCTAGATGAAATTTGTTACACATATTCTATAGATAATAACCTTGGatgagttcgaagatgagtGAAATCCATCaataagtttagaaatggcagctctttaaaattatcaaaatagtgaaaatcacgttttcggTGACCTCATTGatgtataacttttgattgaaaagagATACCTAATTTGTGATAAATTCATGTGAAAGCTCAtgaaattacttttaatttgaCGTATATAACATTTacattttgaccatttttacacgctttatattagcttcacttgtatgtcagtttgtcagtatgtcagtaactctccgtgggtaatctgcgcgcctgcggccttccttggttctggtagccgtttctcaggctcgctctccgaaatcgaactctgattccccgtatttataatatttataaataattatttttttattagcttcacttgtatgtcagtatgtcagtatgtcagtatgtaactctccgtgggtaatttgcgcgcctgaatatttttgataatcaacaaataatagtttaaaaaaactaaaaaatcacgcttttataaataaaccaaactaaaaagtaaaaaataaataatagtttaaaaaaactaaaaacacgctttttatagaaaaccaaactaaaaaatagaaaataaatttaaattaagaatagtgttaaaaatttcaataaatataaattaataatagtgtaaataaaaaaaatgtattttattttaaaaaaagcgtggggtgctttttaagatattatcaaaatgataatcactctactcatatctgtcaataaaatatttataactattgacaccatgcacctcacgctttttttaaaataaaatacattttttttatttacactattattaatttatatttattgaaatttttaacactattcttaatttaaatttattttctattttttagtttggttttctataaaaagcgtgtttttagtttatttaaactattatttattagttattttatcaaagttaagagttctattgaaccattttcaggCAATGTGTAGTGCAACCGACTTATGAATATTATTCTGTTGAGAATTCTCAACAGATCctaatgaaatttagtatGCAAATTCTTTACACAATTAGCTTGCATGAGCATTAAAATGAGTGAAATCCTTCGTTTAGTTTAGAAATAGTAGCTCTTCAAAATGttcaaaatagtaaaaattacgttGCCGGTGactttatttatgtataacttttaatagcaaaaagatagctgatttttgataaattcatgtaaaagcttacaaaattatttctaatttgaCGTATACAACGTTaactttttgacaattattagttattttatcgaaGTTATTcaccacaaaaaaattattaaaattacaaaaattataaaaattgtgatttttgtaattttacttcTGAAcaacttttgattgaaaaacgatagctcaattttaaaactttcactTTAAAGTTGGTTAATttctctttaatttatttttgaaaaatttaattttttgacaattttgtaaatatcaatgtcaataatatttcaaatgatggttcgatttgaaaataattaaaagaaactatactttcattaataaaagtttaagta includes the following:
- the LOC123269930 gene encoding bifunctional methylenetetrahydrofolate dehydrogenase/cyclohydrolase, mitochondrial — translated: MRGLKLVSVSLKREFHSSSWRQTAVVISGKAIAKEIKDELKKSVDSCISSGKKRPRLAAILVGNDPASEVYVSRKVKAASSIGILAETIRMTENVSQKDLIKKINDFNLDPDVDGVLVQLPLPKGFNEKEACHAVLPNKDVDGFHSENLGKLSTDSEGFVPATALAVRELILRSGVKTLGKNAVVIGRSKHVGLPTALLLHANGKGDTRALDMTTTICHIHTPREELIKLARLADVLVSATGVPGLVTKDMIKPGACVIDVGITRVDTPDGKTKIVGDVDYEEVKKVAGFITPVPGGVGPMTVAMLMKNTFWAAEKNFKSKK
- the LOC123269929 gene encoding glyoxylate reductase/hydroxypyruvate reductase gives rise to the protein MSRPRVLITRGDIPSPGYKLLHQECELIEWKKSTPIPRSELLSMITGVDGVFCLLTDKIDEEVISSAGPQLKVVATMSVGLDHLDLKSLKERNIKVGYTPDVLTDATAELTVALLLATSRRIIQAEKALRAGEWTSWSPTWMCGPGLAGSIVGIVGLGRIGARVAEYLYPFRVSKILYSSRSEKSAAAAFKGQRVPLDQLLAESDFVIVTIAQTPETRGMFNEEAFGKMKKSSIFINVSRGEIVDQDALVKVLKNRGIRAAGLDVMTPEPIPLDHELLKLDNCVLLPHIGSASTEVREQMSVITANNILAVLKGNPESMPSPLKMQ